The Zobellia alginiliquefaciens genome contains a region encoding:
- a CDS encoding zinc ribbon domain-containing protein, whose translation MAKKSEATVEEKLRALYDLQLIDSRVDEIRNVRGELPLEVEDLEDDVLGLKTRLDKLKTDVETINFEIGAKKNLIDEAKALIKKYTEQQKNVRNSREFNSISKELEFQELEIQLADKNIKEFKAQIEQKKSVISDTKERLSERESHLKHKKSELDAILAETEKEEKALIEQSEKYQSEIEERLVKAYTRIRNNVKNGLAVVPIERGASGGSFFTIPPQVQVEIASRKKIITDEHSGRILVDPVLAEEEQEKMGKMFTKM comes from the coding sequence ATGGCAAAAAAATCAGAAGCAACGGTAGAGGAAAAGTTAAGGGCATTGTACGACTTGCAATTGATTGATTCAAGAGTAGATGAAATACGTAATGTACGTGGCGAACTTCCTTTAGAAGTAGAAGATTTAGAAGATGACGTTCTTGGTCTTAAAACCAGATTGGACAAGTTAAAAACAGATGTTGAGACTATCAATTTTGAGATTGGTGCTAAAAAGAATCTTATAGATGAGGCTAAAGCACTCATTAAGAAATATACGGAACAACAAAAAAATGTTCGGAACAGCAGAGAGTTCAACTCTATTAGCAAAGAACTTGAATTTCAAGAACTAGAAATTCAATTGGCCGATAAGAACATTAAAGAGTTTAAAGCTCAAATAGAGCAGAAAAAATCTGTTATTTCCGATACGAAAGAGCGCTTGTCTGAGCGTGAGTCGCATTTGAAGCATAAGAAAAGTGAACTTGACGCTATTTTGGCCGAGACCGAAAAAGAGGAAAAAGCACTTATTGAGCAGTCTGAAAAATACCAAAGTGAGATAGAGGAGCGCCTAGTTAAGGCCTATACCCGTATCCGCAACAATGTTAAGAATGGTTTGGCAGTAGTGCCAATTGAAAGAGGTGCCTCAGGTGGTTCTTTCTTTACTATTCCACCACAGGTACAGGTTGAAATTGCCTCTCGTAAAAAAATCATTACTGATGAGCACAGTGGTAGAATTTTGGTTGATCCAGTTCTAGCTGAAGAAGAGCAAGAAAAAATGGGTAAAATGTTTACAAAAATGTAA
- a CDS encoding Nif3-like dinuclear metal center hexameric protein, producing the protein MTVKEVTDIIEDLAPLPYAESFDNVGLLVGNSATKVSGILVTLDTLENVVDEAIEHKCNLIVSFHPIIFGGLKKLTGKSYVERVVIKAIKNDIAIYSMHTALDNVPQGVNAKICEVLGIKNPQILIPQKETIKKLTTYVPVKDAETLREALFNAGAGNIGNYSNCSFSSKGTGSYKAEENANPTIGEIGKTHYEEEAQLNVTFSKIHQARVMKALFTSHPYEEVAYEVITLENTNQNIGMGMIGNLEKPVDDISFLEDIKLKMGAEGIRHSQLLDKKVQKVAVLGGSGAFAIGVAKASGADILVTADIKYHEFYKAEGKMIIADIGHYESEQFTKNLLVDYLTKKIPNFAIRLSESKTNPIKYL; encoded by the coding sequence ATGACCGTAAAAGAAGTTACAGATATAATAGAAGATTTAGCCCCTTTACCCTATGCCGAAAGTTTTGACAATGTAGGGTTATTAGTAGGCAACAGTGCTACAAAGGTTTCAGGAATACTCGTAACTTTAGATACCTTGGAGAATGTTGTAGATGAGGCTATAGAGCATAAATGCAATCTTATTGTTAGCTTTCATCCCATTATTTTTGGAGGGTTAAAAAAATTGACCGGAAAATCTTATGTAGAAAGAGTGGTTATAAAAGCTATAAAAAATGATATCGCTATTTATAGCATGCATACTGCTTTAGATAATGTACCACAAGGCGTGAATGCTAAAATCTGCGAAGTTCTAGGAATAAAAAATCCGCAAATATTAATTCCCCAGAAAGAAACAATCAAAAAGTTAACTACATACGTACCTGTAAAGGATGCTGAAACCCTTAGGGAAGCACTTTTTAATGCTGGAGCGGGAAATATTGGCAATTATAGCAATTGCAGCTTTAGCTCCAAAGGAACAGGTAGCTATAAGGCTGAAGAAAATGCAAATCCTACAATAGGGGAAATCGGAAAAACACATTATGAGGAGGAGGCTCAATTAAATGTCACTTTTTCAAAAATTCACCAGGCAAGAGTTATGAAAGCTCTTTTTACCTCCCATCCTTATGAAGAAGTAGCTTATGAGGTCATTACTTTAGAAAATACCAATCAAAATATTGGTATGGGAATGATCGGAAACCTTGAAAAACCAGTTGATGACATCTCTTTTTTAGAAGATATTAAACTAAAAATGGGAGCTGAGGGCATACGCCATTCGCAACTATTGGATAAAAAGGTTCAAAAAGTAGCTGTTTTGGGTGGAAGTGGTGCCTTTGCAATAGGAGTTGCAAAAGCCTCAGGAGCCGATATTTTGGTCACAGCAGACATAAAATACCATGAATTTTACAAAGCAGAAGGCAAAATGATAATTGCAGATATCGGACACTATGAAAGCGAGCAGTTTACAAAAAACCTTTTAGTTGACTATCTTACAAAAAAAATCCCTAATTTTGCAATCCGTTTATCGGAAAGTAAAACCAATCCCATCAAGTATTTATAA
- the lpxK gene encoding tetraacyldisaccharide 4'-kinase, whose product MQVLRKILFPVSLVYALVVYIRNYFYDKGVLSSKSFKTPTICIGNLSAGGTGKTPMVELLVAMLKETSKIAVLSRGYRRKSKGFVLADENATVGSLGDEPFQIFSKYPDITLAVDADRRNGITILEERVKPELILLDDAYQHRKVKCDFSILLTSFGDLYVDDWYLPTGNLRDSKKEAGRAQVIVVTKCPKNLSDQVKETITLKLNPESYQQVLFSYLAYDDTLKTIDASVSLEGLKSKEVTLVTGIANPKPLVEYLKSEGLKFEHLKFKDHHDFSETELTQLRQRKCILTTEKDFVRLKNKVDNLYFIPVQHRFLDEGETVLKRTLEEFMK is encoded by the coding sequence GTGCAAGTACTCAGAAAAATATTATTTCCGGTTTCATTGGTTTACGCTTTGGTGGTTTACATTAGGAATTACTTCTATGATAAGGGAGTTTTAAGTTCCAAAAGCTTTAAAACGCCTACGATATGTATAGGAAACTTGAGTGCAGGCGGTACCGGTAAGACGCCCATGGTAGAGTTGTTGGTAGCTATGTTAAAAGAGACTTCAAAAATTGCCGTATTAAGTAGAGGTTATCGTAGAAAATCTAAAGGTTTTGTTCTTGCGGACGAAAATGCTACCGTAGGATCCCTTGGAGATGAACCCTTTCAGATATTTTCCAAGTATCCGGATATTACGTTGGCGGTAGATGCGGATAGAAGAAATGGAATAACAATTCTTGAGGAGCGTGTAAAACCAGAATTAATTTTATTGGATGATGCGTATCAGCATAGAAAAGTGAAGTGCGACTTTTCTATTCTCTTAACTTCTTTTGGTGACCTGTATGTTGATGATTGGTATTTGCCAACAGGAAACTTAAGGGATAGTAAAAAAGAAGCGGGTAGGGCACAGGTTATTGTTGTGACTAAATGCCCAAAAAACCTAAGTGATCAAGTAAAGGAGACGATAACTTTAAAGCTAAATCCAGAGTCTTACCAACAAGTATTGTTCTCTTACTTGGCTTATGATGATACTTTGAAGACAATTGATGCTTCAGTATCATTGGAAGGTTTAAAGTCGAAAGAAGTTACCCTTGTGACGGGTATTGCTAATCCCAAACCATTGGTGGAATATTTAAAATCTGAAGGGTTAAAGTTTGAGCATCTAAAGTTTAAAGACCATCATGATTTTAGTGAGACGGAATTAACCCAATTGAGACAAAGGAAATGTATTCTAACTACAGAAAAAGACTTTGTACGGCTTAAAAATAAGGTTGATAATCTTTATTTTATTCCCGTACAACATCGGTTTTTGGATGAGGGTGAAACGGTATTAAAGCGTACGCTAGAAGAGTTTATGAAGTAG